In one Nocardia tengchongensis genomic region, the following are encoded:
- a CDS encoding non-ribosomal peptide synthetase translates to MTAADTAPPRIEDVLALSPLQEGLFSLSRLSGDGIDLYTMQFVVDIDGPLDAALLRRSAQAMLGRHPNLRAAFWDENVPRPVQIVPAYAELPWTERDARPEEFDAIAETERHTPFDLGRGPALRVLLLSVPESGTRRMILTAHHILMDGWAVAVFFTELLAVYQAGGSVAALPKPRPYRDYIAWLGAQDTAAVTGRWTDYLAGLTGPLLLAGGAPIAADAVPEKTRLLLSAADTEAVRAWAAANGLTLNTAVQFAWTVLLGRLTDRRDVVYGTTISGRPEQLPGVEGMVGLFINTVPVTHRLDRDLPVVEQCARLQRECAAMRDIGHVSLSSVQRAAGHGTLFDTLFVFENAPIDDAIRTVTAPDGARFRPIEMESLAHYPLTVVAHMSGDELLVQLEAMPAALPYLPADGLGERLLAVLRQLPGIGSATPDALSVVTEAERAAYSTVVPADAADDTDSVWRMFERQARATPEAIALQDSSGATYTYRELRNLAAALAGEFAASGVGPDTVVALLLPRTVRSIAALLAVFAAGGAYVPVDITLPGARIDSILRQARPTLVLADPGTRALLDSGESARPDAGDAVLIDGRPVPVLNLDDAVTTVGAPPDGVECPRVTRHPDQLAYLIFTSGSTGEPKGVAGTNAALLAYFADHRERVYRPAMARLGRPLRIAHAWSLSFDASWQPMVGLLAGQTIHLFDAEEMRDAHRLCAGMIAADIDMIDTTPSMFAQLNAAGLVDRELPVLALGGEAIDAALWARLRELAPSEGGAAGGRRGTAVYNCYGPTETTVEAVVAPIADFDTPTIGTPNAGTSVYVLDSMLRPVPGGVVGELYLSGPQLARGYIGRAATTSNRFVADPFCSGRRMYRTGDLVRRLPHGGLGYLGRADAQVKVRGYRIEVGEIETALRRLPGVDTAAVTVVRRAGGASLVGFVVAEADRALDPVRTRAQLSDCLPAYMIPARVLALPQLPVNANGKLDGPELTRLAEAALADTGSGTAPSTATEKELAELLAELFDGRTPGLDDDFFALGVDSIVAISLVNRARRRGLTLTPRMVLATPTIRELAATLDAADAAVTERTADYGAVQPLPVVSWMYEYGNYRRFTQTALLRLPTGIDRPAIEASLQGVLDGYDTLRSQLSDTEDGPRLVTAPPGTVRASDILTHISDPADTAKAVHSVARVLMDEIDPRTGDMVRAAWFSGTEHGDILLLTIHHLAVDVVSWHLLIAALGEGGALPESTSYREFARRMGERAETTEILAQRDYWRDQLTAPDPAIGRRIPFPDTDTWSSLRVATAVTPVPVTERVLASLTRDEGVREFLLTALTVTLASWRRERAQDPAHGALIALEGHGRADDLLGTDTSNTLGWFTTVFPVRLGAGMTVDIERAEQDPAAARALLEAVTEHLSAVPNGGLDYGLLRYTTRVPELATARHPQVEFNYLGRVDLSGQAADSWSLLTGPLNEALPLDPEPDLPLRYALDVIAGIGATPEGPQLTTNWRWSDTLFTEAEATRLTELWQRSLAALAGAMD, encoded by the coding sequence ATGACCGCCGCCGACACCGCCCCGCCGCGGATCGAGGACGTGCTCGCGCTGAGCCCGCTCCAGGAGGGCCTGTTCTCGCTGTCGCGGCTCAGCGGCGACGGAATCGACCTGTACACCATGCAATTCGTGGTGGACATCGACGGCCCGCTCGACGCCGCCCTGCTGCGCCGCAGCGCGCAGGCCATGCTGGGCCGGCATCCCAACCTGCGCGCCGCGTTCTGGGACGAGAACGTGCCGCGGCCGGTGCAGATCGTGCCCGCCTACGCCGAACTGCCGTGGACCGAAAGGGACGCGCGGCCCGAGGAATTCGACGCCATCGCCGAGACCGAACGGCACACGCCGTTCGACCTGGGACGCGGCCCCGCGCTGCGGGTCCTGCTGCTGAGCGTGCCCGAGTCCGGCACCCGCCGCATGATCCTGACCGCGCACCACATCCTGATGGACGGCTGGGCGGTGGCGGTGTTCTTCACCGAGCTGCTGGCCGTCTACCAGGCGGGTGGATCCGTTGCGGCCCTACCGAAACCGCGTCCCTACCGCGACTACATCGCCTGGCTCGGCGCACAGGACACCGCCGCCGTCACCGGCCGCTGGACCGACTACCTGGCCGGCCTGACCGGGCCGCTGCTGCTGGCGGGCGGCGCGCCGATCGCCGCCGACGCCGTGCCGGAGAAGACCCGGCTGCTGCTGTCCGCCGCCGACACCGAGGCCGTGCGCGCCTGGGCTGCCGCCAACGGCCTGACCCTCAACACCGCGGTGCAGTTCGCCTGGACCGTCCTGCTCGGCCGCCTCACCGACCGCCGTGACGTCGTGTACGGAACCACCATCTCCGGTCGCCCCGAACAGCTTCCGGGTGTGGAGGGCATGGTCGGGCTGTTCATCAACACCGTGCCGGTCACCCACCGGCTCGACCGCGACCTGCCCGTGGTCGAACAGTGCGCACGCCTGCAACGCGAGTGCGCCGCCATGCGGGACATCGGACATGTGAGCCTGTCGTCGGTGCAGCGCGCCGCCGGCCACGGCACCCTCTTCGACACCCTGTTCGTCTTCGAGAACGCGCCGATCGACGACGCCATCCGCACCGTCACCGCCCCCGACGGGGCCCGGTTCCGGCCGATCGAGATGGAAAGCCTCGCGCACTACCCGCTCACCGTGGTCGCCCACATGAGCGGCGACGAACTGCTGGTCCAGCTCGAGGCCATGCCCGCCGCCCTGCCATACCTGCCCGCCGACGGCCTCGGCGAGCGACTGCTGGCGGTACTTCGGCAGCTGCCCGGAATCGGTTCGGCCACACCGGATGCGCTCAGCGTGGTCACCGAAGCCGAGCGCGCGGCCTACTCCACGGTCGTTCCCGCCGACGCGGCCGACGACACCGACTCGGTGTGGCGGATGTTCGAGCGCCAGGCCCGCGCGACACCGGAAGCCATTGCGCTGCAGGACAGCTCGGGTGCCACCTACACCTATCGCGAGCTGCGGAACCTGGCCGCGGCGCTGGCCGGTGAGTTCGCCGCGAGCGGCGTGGGCCCCGACACCGTGGTCGCGCTGCTGCTACCGCGAACCGTCCGATCGATCGCGGCGCTGCTGGCCGTCTTCGCCGCGGGCGGAGCCTATGTGCCGGTGGACATCACGCTGCCCGGTGCGCGGATCGACTCGATCCTGCGGCAGGCCCGTCCGACCCTGGTGCTGGCCGACCCCGGCACCCGCGCCCTGCTGGATTCCGGCGAATCCGCGCGGCCCGATGCGGGTGACGCGGTGCTCATCGACGGCCGCCCGGTGCCGGTGCTGAACCTGGACGACGCGGTGACCACCGTCGGCGCCCCGCCGGACGGCGTCGAATGCCCGCGGGTGACACGGCATCCCGACCAGCTGGCGTACCTCATCTTCACCTCGGGCTCGACCGGCGAACCCAAGGGCGTCGCCGGCACCAATGCCGCGCTGCTGGCCTACTTCGCCGACCACCGCGAGCGCGTCTACCGTCCCGCCATGGCGCGCCTGGGCCGCCCGCTGCGCATCGCCCACGCCTGGTCGCTCAGCTTCGACGCCTCCTGGCAGCCCATGGTCGGGCTGCTCGCCGGGCAGACCATCCACCTGTTCGACGCCGAGGAAATGCGTGACGCGCACCGGCTGTGCGCGGGCATGATCGCGGCCGACATCGACATGATCGACACCACGCCGTCGATGTTCGCGCAGCTCAATGCCGCTGGCCTGGTCGACCGTGAACTGCCCGTGCTGGCGCTCGGCGGCGAGGCCATCGACGCCGCGCTGTGGGCCAGACTGCGCGAACTCGCCCCGAGCGAGGGCGGCGCGGCCGGCGGACGCCGCGGCACCGCCGTCTACAACTGCTACGGACCCACCGAGACCACCGTCGAGGCCGTGGTCGCTCCCATCGCCGACTTCGACACCCCGACCATCGGCACCCCGAACGCCGGAACGTCGGTCTATGTCCTCGATTCGATGCTGCGCCCGGTGCCCGGCGGCGTCGTCGGCGAGCTGTATCTGTCGGGACCGCAGCTGGCGCGCGGCTACATCGGCCGGGCCGCAACGACTTCGAACCGGTTCGTGGCCGACCCCTTCTGCTCGGGCCGCCGCATGTACCGCACCGGCGACCTGGTCCGCCGCCTGCCGCACGGCGGCCTCGGCTACCTCGGCCGGGCCGACGCCCAGGTCAAGGTACGCGGCTACCGCATCGAGGTCGGCGAGATCGAGACCGCGCTGCGGCGACTGCCCGGCGTGGACACCGCGGCCGTCACGGTGGTGCGCCGCGCCGGTGGGGCGAGCCTGGTGGGATTCGTGGTCGCCGAGGCCGATCGCGCGCTCGACCCGGTGCGCACCCGCGCCCAGCTCTCGGACTGCCTGCCCGCCTACATGATTCCCGCCCGAGTGCTCGCCCTGCCGCAGCTTCCGGTCAACGCCAACGGCAAACTCGACGGACCCGAACTGACCCGGCTGGCCGAGGCGGCCCTCGCCGACACCGGCTCCGGCACCGCGCCGAGCACCGCCACCGAGAAGGAACTCGCCGAACTCCTGGCCGAGCTCTTCGACGGCCGCACCCCCGGCCTGGACGACGACTTCTTCGCCCTCGGCGTGGACAGCATCGTGGCCATCTCCCTGGTCAACAGGGCCCGCCGCCGCGGCCTGACCCTCACCCCGCGCATGGTGCTGGCCACGCCCACCATCCGGGAACTGGCCGCCACCCTCGACGCGGCCGACGCCGCGGTCACCGAGCGGACCGCGGATTACGGTGCGGTGCAGCCGCTTCCGGTGGTGTCGTGGATGTACGAGTACGGCAACTACCGCCGCTTCACCCAGACCGCCCTGCTGCGCCTGCCCACCGGCATCGACCGCCCGGCCATCGAGGCCTCGCTCCAGGGCGTCCTCGACGGCTACGACACGCTGCGGTCCCAGCTGTCCGACACCGAGGACGGCCCGCGCCTGGTCACCGCGCCGCCCGGCACGGTGCGGGCGAGCGACATCCTCACCCACATCTCCGATCCCGCCGACACCGCCAAGGCCGTGCACAGCGTGGCGCGGGTCCTCATGGACGAAATCGACCCGCGCACCGGCGATATGGTGCGGGCGGCCTGGTTCTCCGGCACCGAGCACGGCGACATCCTGCTGCTCACCATCCACCACCTGGCCGTCGACGTGGTGTCCTGGCACCTGCTGATCGCCGCCCTCGGCGAGGGCGGCGCGCTCCCGGAATCCACCTCCTACCGCGAGTTCGCCCGCCGGATGGGGGAGCGCGCCGAGACCACGGAAATCCTGGCCCAGCGCGACTATTGGCGCGACCAGCTGACCGCCCCGGACCCGGCCATCGGCCGCCGCATCCCGTTCCCGGACACCGACACCTGGTCCTCGCTGCGGGTCGCCACCGCCGTGACCCCGGTCCCGGTGACCGAGCGCGTGCTGGCGTCCCTGACCCGCGACGAGGGCGTCCGCGAATTCCTGCTCACCGCCCTGACCGTCACCCTGGCGAGCTGGCGGCGCGAACGCGCCCAGGACCCCGCGCACGGCGCGCTCATCGCACTCGAAGGGCACGGCCGCGCCGACGACCTGCTCGGCACCGACACCAGCAACACCCTGGGCTGGTTCACCACCGTCTTCCCGGTCCGCCTCGGCGCGGGTATGACGGTGGACATCGAACGCGCCGAACAGGATCCGGCCGCGGCCCGCGCCCTGCTGGAGGCGGTGACCGA
- a CDS encoding non-ribosomal peptide synthetase: MSDTDATVTVAGISVADRRRELLRRKLAEQGLAVDTAAQARRTAAGERRPLSAGQRRMWFLQTRDPEDTTLNICVAYRLTGALDEERLRQAVASVFARHDVLRTTFGVDETGEPFQVFTDEITLPWQSHDLTELAESAREVRVEVLARREFARPFDLATELPLRITLARTGTAEWVLLLSAHHGCWDDDAWGVFFTDLNAAYNGSAQTTPAAQFVDLEVLDAPADDAADIAYWRNTLRPLPEPLELPGAAVAAPSKHADRCTVALPADLLDRVDAFARERAASPFMVLLAGYAALIQRYTAAEDFLVSIPVTNRRSAAAEQLIGYFGNTLLLRETFSRTETFAGLVESTKRTCLDGFAHQAVGIDRVVREVNPERVAGRDGMDQLVRLGFSVRKSADGFALREVDSTQLDELGAPTAQVPLALAVVTESAHGAVLEAEYQVDVLSPELVRRMLEHFVRLLDRALSVPAARLADLDMLGGDDRAVILAQSRGVEVPSDPATMVGLFEAAVAAGPETLALVSDDVELTYAELNRRANRLAHWLIREGLGGEDIVALRMSNSVEFIVAVYGVLKAGAAYLPVDPAYPDDRIDYLVADARPRLVLGRVELDAAEEAAAGLPETDPVDADRVRPLLPDNLAYVIYTSGSTGKPKGVPVSHAAIAEHVLSFTAEWGMTSEDRLLQSSSVSFDASLLDIFVTLALGARLIVPKPEAFRDIRYVADLITRRGVTVLHMVPSMLSTFLLLPEVSEWRALRHVPVGGEALPGEVADKFATVFDAELRNHYGPTEAVVCATHQPVEGPQGTGIVPIGVPNQNVHAYLLDDALQLVPAGVVGEIYLGGAQLARGYLGRPALTAARFVADPFTSGARLYRTGDLARRNEFGEIDFVGRADEQVKVRGFRIELGEVESALAAHPSVGHCVVVVTEDPAVGAQLAAYLVPAAGQVVDVELVRAQAAAALPEYMVPSAFAVIDEIPLTVNGKLDKRALPAPAPAVERVHRAPATATERRLCGIYSHLFAVPMVGADDSFFELGGHSLLAARLVAQIRAEFGVELDVRIVFDTPTPAGLAAGLVTRFRDEFGIDLDAMDDDGDTADTVETAVPAPVSGRPPVTERQRPDRLPLSYSQLAMWFQYRMEGPSAVGNLPFAVRFDGGLDVAALRAALTDVVARHEALRTGFGEQDGVPYQVVRAAEEVALEVIGVDAELLADELAEIGRYAFTVESEPLLRARLLVLDPGTQVLSLLVHHIVADHASLGILLEDLIAAYRSRVADGRAPEWTPLAVQYPDYVLWQHDIFGAAADGAAGDYGRAQLDYWRAALTGLPDQIDVAPDRARPAVLGKRGEVATFAAPAALRTGLAALAESCGATEFMVYQAAVATLLHKLGGGADITLGTPVAARVDPATAPLVGLFANMAVLRNDLSGAPTLRDTVRRGREVVLDAHAHQELPIERLVEALNPARSRSRNPLFQSMLHFRGADWAPATTPVAGDTTATVLPVDFDVSFLDLNISVNVTGDGGLAVRVVANADLYEPDTVRHIATALVTTLEAYAAAPDRAVAELEVLPVADLDRLLAPPAPAARALAVDTGDHSATERVLIELIEELLEIDDVEADDNFFALGGDSVISIQWSARATALGLPLTPQLVFEHLTIAELAAAVDAAEPAAPHAESIPQEESAPMSASGLDADALAALTASWTAR, encoded by the coding sequence ATGTCAGACACCGATGCCACCGTGACCGTGGCCGGAATCTCCGTCGCCGACCGCCGCCGGGAACTGCTGCGGCGCAAGCTGGCCGAGCAGGGCCTGGCCGTCGACACCGCCGCCCAGGCGCGCCGCACCGCGGCGGGGGAGCGGCGGCCGCTGTCGGCCGGTCAGCGCCGCATGTGGTTCCTGCAGACCCGCGATCCCGAGGACACCACGCTGAACATCTGCGTGGCGTACCGGTTGACCGGCGCGCTGGACGAGGAGCGGCTGCGGCAGGCGGTGGCGTCGGTGTTCGCCCGGCACGACGTGCTGCGCACCACCTTCGGTGTGGACGAGACCGGCGAGCCCTTCCAGGTGTTCACCGACGAGATCACCCTGCCGTGGCAGTCGCACGATCTGACCGAGCTGGCCGAGTCCGCCCGCGAGGTGCGGGTGGAGGTGCTGGCCCGCCGCGAGTTCGCCCGCCCCTTCGATCTGGCGACCGAACTGCCGCTGCGGATCACGCTGGCGCGCACCGGAACCGCCGAGTGGGTGCTGCTGCTGTCGGCGCATCACGGCTGCTGGGACGACGACGCCTGGGGCGTTTTCTTCACCGACCTCAACGCCGCCTACAACGGTTCCGCGCAGACCACCCCGGCCGCGCAGTTCGTCGACCTCGAGGTCCTCGACGCGCCCGCCGACGACGCAGCGGACATCGCGTACTGGCGAAACACCCTGCGCCCCTTGCCCGAACCCCTGGAGCTACCCGGCGCGGCCGTGGCCGCACCCTCCAAGCACGCCGACCGCTGCACGGTGGCGCTGCCCGCCGATCTGCTCGACCGCGTGGACGCCTTCGCCCGCGAGCGTGCGGCCAGCCCCTTCATGGTGCTGCTCGCCGGCTACGCCGCGCTGATCCAGCGCTACACCGCCGCCGAGGACTTCCTGGTGTCCATCCCGGTCACCAACCGCCGCTCGGCCGCCGCCGAACAGCTCATCGGCTACTTCGGCAACACCCTGCTGCTGCGCGAAACCTTCTCCCGCACCGAGACGTTCGCCGGTCTGGTCGAATCCACCAAGCGCACCTGCCTGGACGGGTTCGCGCATCAGGCCGTGGGCATCGACCGCGTCGTGCGCGAGGTCAACCCGGAGCGGGTCGCCGGGCGCGACGGCATGGATCAGCTGGTGCGCCTGGGCTTCAGCGTCCGCAAGAGCGCCGACGGCTTCGCGCTGCGCGAGGTCGACTCCACCCAGCTCGACGAACTCGGCGCGCCGACCGCGCAGGTCCCGCTGGCCCTGGCGGTCGTCACCGAGAGCGCGCACGGCGCTGTGCTCGAGGCCGAGTATCAGGTCGACGTGCTGTCCCCGGAGCTGGTGCGGCGCATGCTGGAACACTTCGTGCGACTGCTGGATCGCGCGCTGAGCGTCCCCGCAGCCCGCCTCGCGGATCTCGACATGCTGGGCGGCGACGACCGCGCCGTCATCCTGGCGCAGTCGCGCGGTGTGGAGGTTCCCTCGGATCCGGCCACCATGGTCGGCCTGTTCGAGGCCGCCGTCGCCGCCGGGCCCGAGACCCTCGCCCTGGTCTCCGACGACGTCGAACTCACCTACGCCGAACTGAACCGCCGTGCGAACCGGCTGGCGCACTGGCTGATTCGCGAGGGCCTGGGCGGCGAGGACATCGTCGCGCTGCGCATGAGCAATTCGGTCGAGTTCATCGTGGCCGTCTACGGCGTGCTCAAGGCGGGCGCGGCCTACCTGCCCGTCGATCCCGCCTACCCGGACGACCGCATCGACTACCTGGTCGCCGACGCCCGCCCGCGGCTGGTGCTCGGCCGCGTCGAACTCGACGCCGCCGAGGAGGCCGCCGCCGGGCTGCCCGAGACCGACCCCGTCGACGCCGATCGGGTCCGCCCGCTGCTCCCGGACAACCTGGCCTACGTCATCTACACCTCGGGTTCGACCGGCAAGCCCAAGGGCGTGCCCGTCTCGCACGCCGCGATCGCCGAGCACGTGCTGAGCTTCACCGCCGAATGGGGCATGACCTCCGAAGACCGCCTGCTGCAGTCGTCCTCGGTGAGCTTCGACGCCTCCCTGCTGGACATCTTCGTCACCCTGGCGCTGGGCGCGCGGCTGATCGTCCCCAAGCCCGAGGCGTTCCGCGACATCCGCTACGTCGCCGATCTGATCACCCGCCGCGGCGTCACCGTGCTGCACATGGTGCCGTCCATGCTCAGCACCTTCCTGCTGCTGCCCGAGGTGAGCGAATGGCGCGCGCTGCGCCACGTCCCGGTGGGCGGCGAGGCGCTGCCGGGCGAGGTGGCCGACAAGTTCGCCACCGTCTTCGACGCCGAACTGCGCAATCACTACGGGCCCACCGAGGCCGTCGTGTGCGCCACCCATCAGCCGGTCGAGGGCCCGCAGGGCACCGGGATCGTGCCCATCGGCGTCCCGAACCAGAACGTGCACGCCTACCTGCTCGACGACGCCCTGCAGCTGGTGCCCGCGGGCGTGGTCGGCGAGATCTACCTGGGCGGCGCGCAATTGGCGCGTGGCTACCTGGGCCGCCCCGCGCTCACCGCGGCCCGCTTCGTCGCCGACCCGTTCACCTCCGGCGCGCGCCTGTACCGCACCGGAGATCTGGCTCGCCGCAACGAGTTCGGTGAGATCGACTTCGTCGGCCGCGCCGACGAGCAGGTGAAGGTGCGCGGCTTCCGGATCGAACTGGGCGAGGTGGAATCCGCGCTCGCCGCGCACCCGAGCGTCGGGCACTGCGTGGTCGTCGTGACCGAGGATCCGGCCGTGGGCGCGCAGCTGGCCGCCTACCTGGTGCCCGCCGCCGGCCAGGTCGTGGACGTGGAGCTGGTGCGCGCCCAGGCCGCCGCCGCGCTCCCGGAGTACATGGTGCCCAGCGCTTTCGCGGTGATCGACGAGATCCCGCTGACCGTCAACGGCAAGCTGGACAAGCGCGCCCTGCCCGCCCCGGCCCCCGCCGTCGAGCGCGTGCACCGCGCGCCCGCCACCGCCACCGAACGCCGCCTGTGCGGGATCTACTCGCACCTGTTCGCGGTGCCGATGGTCGGCGCGGACGATTCGTTCTTCGAACTCGGTGGCCACTCGCTGCTGGCCGCGCGGCTGGTCGCGCAGATCCGCGCCGAGTTCGGCGTCGAACTGGATGTCCGGATCGTGTTCGACACCCCGACCCCGGCCGGACTGGCGGCGGGCCTGGTGACGCGCTTCCGCGATGAGTTCGGCATCGATCTCGACGCCATGGACGACGACGGCGACACCGCCGACACCGTCGAAACCGCCGTCCCCGCACCAGTTTCCGGCCGCCCGCCGGTCACCGAGCGGCAGCGCCCCGACCGGCTGCCGCTGTCCTACTCGCAGCTGGCCATGTGGTTCCAGTACCGCATGGAGGGCCCGAGCGCGGTCGGCAACCTGCCCTTCGCGGTCCGTTTCGACGGCGGCCTCGACGTCGCCGCGCTGCGCGCCGCGCTCACCGACGTGGTGGCCCGGCACGAGGCGCTGCGCACCGGTTTCGGTGAGCAGGACGGTGTTCCGTACCAGGTGGTGCGGGCCGCCGAGGAGGTCGCGCTCGAGGTCATCGGCGTCGACGCTGAGCTGCTGGCGGACGAACTCGCAGAGATCGGCCGCTACGCCTTCACCGTCGAATCCGAGCCGCTGCTGCGGGCCCGGCTGCTGGTGCTGGACCCGGGCACGCAGGTGCTGTCGCTGCTGGTGCACCACATCGTGGCCGACCACGCCTCGCTGGGCATCCTGCTCGAGGACCTGATCGCCGCCTACCGCTCCCGCGTCGCGGACGGACGCGCGCCGGAGTGGACGCCACTCGCCGTGCAATACCCGGATTACGTGCTGTGGCAGCACGACATCTTCGGTGCGGCCGCAGACGGCGCGGCCGGTGACTACGGCCGCGCCCAGCTCGACTACTGGCGCGCGGCCCTCACCGGCCTGCCCGATCAGATCGACGTCGCACCGGACCGCGCCCGCCCGGCGGTGCTCGGCAAGCGCGGCGAGGTCGCCACCTTCGCGGCCCCGGCCGCCCTGCGTACCGGACTCGCGGCGCTCGCGGAATCCTGTGGCGCCACCGAATTCATGGTCTACCAGGCCGCCGTCGCGACCCTGCTGCACAAGCTGGGCGGCGGCGCGGACATCACCCTCGGCACCCCCGTGGCCGCCCGCGTCGACCCGGCCACCGCGCCGCTGGTCGGCCTGTTCGCCAATATGGCGGTGCTGCGCAACGACCTGTCGGGCGCCCCCACGCTGCGCGACACCGTGCGGCGTGGCCGCGAGGTGGTGCTGGATGCCCATGCGCACCAGGAACTTCCGATCGAACGCCTGGTGGAGGCGCTCAACCCGGCTCGTTCGCGGTCGCGTAATCCGCTGTTCCAGAGCATGCTGCACTTCCGCGGCGCGGACTGGGCCCCGGCCACCACGCCGGTGGCGGGCGACACCACCGCCACCGTGCTGCCCGTCGACTTCGACGTCTCGTTCCTGGACCTCAACATCTCGGTGAACGTCACCGGCGACGGCGGTCTGGCGGTGCGCGTGGTCGCCAACGCCGACCTGTACGAGCCGGACACCGTGCGGCACATCGCGACCGCGCTGGTCACCACCCTGGAGGCGTACGCCGCCGCGCCGGACCGCGCCGTGGCCGAGCTCGAGGTGCTGCCGGTCGCCGACCTGGACCGGCTGCTCGCCCCGCCCGCACCCGCCGCGCGGGCGCTCGCGGTCGACACCGGCGACCACAGCGCCACCGAACGCGTGCTCATCGAACTGATCGAGGAACTGCTCGAGATCGACGACGTCGAGGCCGACGACAATTTCTTCGCCCTCGGCGGCGACAGCGTCATCTCCATCCAATGGTCGGCCCGCGCCACCGCGCTCGGCCTGCCGCTCACCCCGCAACTGGTGTTCGAGCACCTCACCATCGCCGAGCTCGCCGCCGCGGTCGACGCCGCCGAACCCGCTGCCCCGCACGCGGAGTCGATTCCACAGGAGGAATCCGCACCCATGAGCGCCTCCGGCCTCGACGCCGACGCCCTGGCCGCCCTCACCGCCTCGTGGACCGCGCGATGA